From the Arctopsyche grandis isolate Sample6627 chromosome 2, ASM5162203v2, whole genome shotgun sequence genome, the window gacgcttaaaataatttaaaaggtcaaaataaaataatgaaatattgttttaaaaaaaaatactacttccggtttgcgaattctgaccaaaatgttaccaaatctaagttaatacataaaaaatacaattataaattttcagcttaatacgtttaggggtttggtcaggatccaggcgacaacatttttgacctttctaagacgagaaaatctctcttccggttcattaaatttggtgattttattttttatttttacttaaaatcactatctttattatacacaataaatatcaagacgcttaaaataatttaaaaggtcaaaataaattaatgaaaaaataatgaaatattgtttttaaaaaaaatactacttccggtttacgaattctgaccaaaacgttaccaaatctaagttagtacataaacaacacaaatataaattttcagcttaatacgttcaggggtgtggacaggatccaggcgacaacatttttgacctttctaataggagaaaatcccacttccggttcattaaatttgatgattttattttttatttttacttaaaatcactatctttattatacacaataaatatcaagacgcttaaaataatttaaaaggtcaaaataaaataatgaaaaaataatgaaatattgtttttaaaaaaaatactacttccggtatacgaattctgaccaaaacgttaccaaatctaagttagtacataaataatataaatataaattttcagcttaatacgttcaggggtgtggtcaggattcaggcgacaacattttgaccttccttccggatgcttccggaagggaaaaaatcccacttccggtttattaaaattagtgatttttttttattttaatcacattgatacaagaattatacttgcattttttcgtgaagaccacacatgtttaaggggtcgaaaaaaatagtggaagaaaaatcgaacaagagtaaactgccacttccggtcgacggacgcttaccaaattttatacataacttggtattgagccttaactgatcgatatgaaatttcagttcgaataatcaaaaggcttttgagaaaaacataaaaaacctcgattctctagagtaaaagtactacttccggttcagataaaaatatttaaaaaatataaaattataaaaattattatttctagtacatgcaaaaaaaattcagtccgattcagttagtagtttgggagaaaatcgaattcaaaaacttaaaaaaaagaggacacctataaggggaggtaccatttccggtcaacttaaaaatttgaaaaaaatttacgtagtgtctataagaatttcattaaccgatactaagttttggttcgataggactaacggtgttgaaaaaatccccaaagtacacagacacacacacagacacacacacagacacacacacagacacacacacagacacacacacagacacacatacagacacacacattttttctagatcattaaaacgtgatcagtaatcgattctgagttcgaatcagtcaaaatctcgagttcgaattttcgcatgatcacaaaacttcatctattgttactacgtacatagataaagtaaaaaaaaaaaaacaaacaaaacaaaacatttttatcgatattcatagctgtattataaaaaaaatatacaacatttcaacaagtaattggaactaaacaaaaattgaattgaaagaaaaatttaaagattgataataggttttttttgtggaagcgtctgtaccaaatctaaaataaataaatatagataattggacgattcaaataaatttaactaaatgaaaccttacattaacattgtatttcatgtactgtagcctattcttctatcgccttcactcttctctgatttccgtgacttcattatcatcgctcttctttgcccaatcatatttttccgatgttttcgttttttgaagtaactctttttcccctttaatatcattatagaattcaatgcatgacattttataatttaaagtacattgaattatgctttttactgtgtcaatagaaagcgaattgcgctcatctgtccattgatttttaattaatgacaacacacgttcaacatgtgcattgtgcggtgggatggcgaacaagtattggcacattttcagtagattagcttttctttctgtctcttcagtttttttgaaatagtataaccatttatcatgcacatctttcgttttccattcttcggcttttttattttcgataaatgacttcatatactttacttcctcatagattgaatccgtgaacaatattcccatttcacttaaataagcaatagttttttcaacatgttcccattcgggtacttcatggagaagcatccatgaaaaaacatcatatttcgccagtggaactgaccactttgccaaataattaattccaacgttgtaaaaattctctacatctttttcaaatgcttctacttgtgtcgtcgtaatgtccatgtgttatttcagtttattgtatgcctgggttgcttgattacctagatatttactattattgaaaattattatatatatatatctatgtattgaaaaacttaCATCAAAATATCAGTCCTCTTCGATCAGAAACAAACAGAACAAACGGATATTATCAGCAGACAGTAAACGAACTGCGCGCGCTTCGTACTTGTCAGTGTCATTGTCGGTGTTGCCAGCTGGCGAAATTGGGCAGTGGCCGGCAGTGGGCATCCGCCGCTCTCGTTGTCAGTGTTGCCAATATGCGCGCGCgtatccatatttatttatttatttatttttattttacggtcaagaaaaaattgaccattttacatgttggaaatagagatagaaaaagaaaaaaaaaaattaaaatgaaatataaaagaaaaatacacatacattcatatactacaaaataaattacattatattaaaaaaatatttaaataaaatagatttcatgttatatttactaacaatgaataaatcgaccatggacaattcgtttccaactctgtgcagtctcaacatagctgagttcaatgagtaattagtggtaaacctgggcatatcaaaaagatggttacatctaattgatctacccggcacatggaagcacactaaactcaccaagtcagagcatttaatagtgccattaagaagaccacacagaactgaaatatcgttaattttccttctgtcatataattttagcaaattaagtttcctataaataataacgttactgacataatgattatgacttttaaaaaatttaaatttaatgaatctaatgaactttatttgcactgactctattatgttaatttgtttcattaaataaggagaccaaatgatagaattgtactctaattggtttctaaccagagtggtgtataaaattttaatcgtatttacatttttgaagtgagtactatttcttattaagaaaccaagtgttttgatggcattttttgtgataaaatttatatgagaattaaaagttaatttgtcgtcaaaaataactcctagatctttaattagcgatgatgatggtaatgattcattatttatatgataattataaataattttgttatttgacctactgaacctgacaacagaacacttcttaatgtttaaatataatttattaaaagaacaccaatcgtttaatgagtttaaattagtttgtaaagtagcacaatcgttagtgtcttttatgcatttaaatatttttaaatcgtctgcaaataagagcactttaacatcattaaatatatttataatatcatttataaaaatattgaataggactggtcccatgtgagatccttggggaacgccactagttggattaaaggagtaagatttagaatggccgattttaactaataatgatctattggacaaatagctccgaaaccagtttagtaatacaccgctgattccgatactgtttagtttatataataaaatctcaatatcaactttgtcaaatgctttactgaaatcagtgtaaattgagtcaacttgcaatttaacagataaggcactagaaataaaattttcatataataataaattggataaggtagatctaccagaagtaaaaccatgttgttgtggaataataatgttattaatgaaaggaataaattcgtctaatactaaactatcaaaaagttttggaatagttgatagttgacagatggctctatagttcattacattatgtttatccccatttttatggagaggcattaaatagccagacttccaagaattgggaaatataccagtggaaatagattgattaaagagattaaaaagaggataagttaatacattggcacaattcttgataaaaattgggggtatgttgtcaggacccgcagatttagatatatctaaggcatttattttgttaatcaatttttgaatagatatatttatagaatgtaaaggtgaaatcaggacattattatttacaatgctataattagaattattgttgttgtttttgacatagatcgatttgaaaaaatcagcaaaaagattgactgaatcattagtattgtcaacaaatttaccgttaaattgaatgttttctggtatatatgttttattgctgtttaattctttagtaaatgaccaaaaatatttggaatttgaatcaatgaatgattctgtttttttaatataaagtttaaaacatttggatatatgtagtttacacaaagctcttagttttttgaattcaatatatatgtgtgtagagttataaatttagaataatttgtgcacacttttttttttatgtattaggttttttaattcgggactaaaccattttggaaaaaaatgcaacttatttttatattgaggaacatggttgtatatacaagagattaataattcattcagcataatgacttttgattcaaagttaatgttatcgtttaagaacgaccaattagtgacatttaattggttcatgatttcgttataatcggctctgtgaaaatcaaaaatattttgctgaattaaaggtagattagtagatttatttaaagtaataataatatctaggggtggatgatggccatccactggagatagaacatcatgagatttcataacgttagtgtttttgaaattggaaaaaactaaatctaagacacgatcattcaagttggaaatagtattaaattgtttaagacctaaatttaaagataaatttataatttcttgatgaattggagaattttcattcatttcaaggttttgccagtccaaatttggtagattaaaatcaccagttattaagaattttgaatcaggatattttaatctgattgtttcaatattatttataaaattattatatacactaatgtcagaggatggagggatgtaaacacaaccgaatatgcactttacattgaaaattttggttgatataaatatttgttcgatggaattgtttgtgttgatgatgacagatgatgaatgaacttttttaataagaattgccacgccaccgcctcgagtcttcgtactggtgtttatgtttctatcatatctatacatattgtatgtatgaaagtttaGTTCGGAATCATTTATAAGGTTGTGTAGCCACGTTTCTGTTAATAATATGATGTCATATGCGGAAGCAGCTATAGCATTTTtaaggaattgtattttagatataatgcttctgacattttggtaatatattgttagttttttgtactatttttatttattattttaggcactccgttaaaatattttattattaagtcactttcacctttgtcttttctggtattcatttcgttccacaaattgtttatatgtagtctttgcatgtacgttaggtcgttttttattttaattcctagtttgggtccttttctaagtaatgatattgctgtttgctgtacatcgagtttaacttttaggggccttggcttcgtaccttgttttaatccgattctatgagcggtgaatttgtggttaggtagctcggcttttgacaataaatttgcgattacattattgtcgtcattattacctgtttcagtaatgtcaaatatgataacattgttttttctattttttctttcttccattTCACTAACAAGTTCCAATGTCGATTCAATCGTGGTGGGTGTATCTTTAGACATATACATTTTGGTAGCTGACAGCTCTCCTTCCAGCATTGCAATATTACAGGACATTTCGCCTACAGTTTGCGAGATATCAGAGGTGAAAGGCATCAATTTGGCCATTTGGTCCTTGCTAAATCTATTGACAGGGTCCATGAGGACTTGGACCATACTCTCTAATATTTTGGAGACACTTTGCACGTACTtggccattttatattttatttattaacaatgaAGAAGTAGCAAAAACACACTTTGGCGACACGACCGAACGCGACAACGAACACAAcaattatattagatattaagtgggtacaatttttgacgtttaaacgtctttccttttaggaccacagtatagagagtgcatcctgagatttcttggttcaaaaggtcttgttcgatagatattaaaaaataattgaataatttttttaaatgtctaaattttgaaattgacggggacaaatgactctcggactgggacaccgggacacagacctcgaaactgggacataggcttgtgtagttcgcgaacgaactagGTCGTAAGAGCGCTCCCACAGGTGAACTAGTCGAACTAGTTCCCTCACTCCTCGTTCCATAGTTCCATAGTTCACTAGTTCGTGACCGAATGAGTGAGAGTGGGACGGCACTACACTAATACTGCCGCTCGCTCACTGCACATGCGCGTCTTGTTCACTCTTACGAtctagttcgttcgcgaactacacaagacagttcgttcgcgaactacacaagaaTTTCATTAGTTTGTGACCGAATGAACGAGAGTGACGTTAaccgaacgttaaataaattttaaaataataagacacTGTCGTTATCAAGTAGCTTATGCTTCTaatgtataataacaattactattaacaattaattaatttctttaatatactttaaaaatagtttacgtATAGGGTTAATGTGTTTTGTTATAGGGTATTTGTTACGATGTCATCAAAAAGAAAACATAGCCCCTTGTGGACTCATTTTACAGAAgacattgataataaaaaagcgaAATGTAACCATTGTTCAACAATAATAAGTATTGCGGGCGGATCGAATGGTAATTTAACCCGacatatgaaaacaaaacaccTTTTGATCCCATTAACTGCTGAAAGACAAACACCGATATTACCTAGTTTAAACTCACTTCAATCAAGTCAAAGCACATGCGAATCGGAGAATATAATTTCAGCATCATCAAATATAGTAGACTCCCAACAATCGATGACCCAATACATTCGTAGACCACCGCCAGTTCCAAAGATTGAGCAAATTGATAAACAACTTGTCAAGATGGTAGCTAAAGGGCATCACGCCTTAAGAATCGTAGAAGAAACAGAATTTCGTAAACTTATTGAATTAGTTTCTCAATGCCCAGGCTATAAACTACCATCAAGAAAAACGTTATCGGAAAATTTAATGTCAAGAATTCACAATGACGTCATGGCTGAAGCAAAAATAAAGGTACAAGCAGCACCAGCGTTGTCTCTTAGTACTGATGGTTGGACGTCTAGAAATAACGACAGCTATATAGCTATTGTAgctcattttataaatgaagaGACTAAACTTCACTCAGTATTACTTGGTTGTATCAATTATAAAGAGCGACATACTAGTCAAAACTTGTGCGACTTTATGAAAGTTGTTATGGCGGAGTGGAACATTTCACACACAGTTGCTGCCATTGTTAGCGATAATGCAGCAAATATCTTATCTGCTGTTAGACTTGGTGATTGGCGGTCCATCTCATGTTTCGCTCACTCTCTAAATCTTGTTGTACAAGAAGCTACGAAAAAGATATGTGACGTTTTGGGAAGAGTTAAAAATATTGTCGAGTTTTTTATTCGTAGCACACAAGGAAAACATAAATTGACTGCTACGCAGCAGCAAATGAATTTGCCTGTTCTTAAGCTCAAGCAGGATGTACAAACCTGCTGGAATTCCACTTTTGACATGCTCAAGCGAATAGTACAGGTAAAGGATGCAGTGATTGCTACCGTTGCACTTCTACGCCCTGATTTAACTTTAAATGAAGGGGACTGGGAAGTCATAGAGGAAGTTTTACCGTTACTCAGTCCATTCTACGAGATTACCGTAGAAATAAGTGCCGAGAAAAACGTCActttatctaaaataataattttgtgtaatttactaaaaatttttttacaaaaacatgtttcttacaatacaaaaatagttgatGTGCAGTCTCTGCTAAAGAAAGGCATGGAAGATCGTTTAAAAGATATAGAGAAGAATATGTTATACGCAGAGTGTACGATTTTGGATCCTCGATTTAAGACGAGGGGATTCAAAAATCAAAGAGCCTGTGAAATGGTAGTACAAGCCCTTAGAAATAAAATCGGCCAAGTACAATTAGTTCAAGGGGGTACTCCAGAGGCTGTTCCTACTTCCAGCGACGCATCAACATCTAtacctagtaataaaaatagctgCATATGGGATGAATACGaccaagaaatacaaaaaattactagGCCAGATAACCAGCTTGCTGCTGGCATTCGCGAATTAGATAAATACCTAAATGAAGAGTATCTAAATCGTAAAGAGTATCTAAATCGCTTCAATGGTGGCATGAACGTCAtttgatatataggtatattagctacagaatgcgcgtgcacagtactcatacaaatgcatttttcatatacaggctgttatttatatattttatttcaaccgatcctgtaatgtttttaagatctatgatataatttgggtggcatatttatttaatatttgaatacgtacgaataaaatgataaatagcatttttttaaattataagtaaaacaaacgtacgtatgcaaaaattaatacgaatttaaaaatgagaaaaaaatataggatataaattatattaaacaggaaataagtgattttaaaagtgttcgaattttgataataatgcagtccttttcattattatgtatagacattcttctttgtcggctagtattaagtcccgaccgttacaaagataataaaaaaattcgcaaagaaagcgctacactttgttgtttatttgctcacttcaaatttgtttactgttgggtgcctagaccatcaaaatattttttcattattttgcatagaattgtttgtcggcttcagaattttgtagctaagtcagaacttgtcataaataataataaaataaacttacaaaaaaaatattgcggcgATCTTTGGATAATGCCGCAGTACATTTACACCCAGAAAGTCTACCCGAACTGGAAGTGTttctaatctaaataaatacattgttcattttataatcttatttttgaatttcaatttcaaacttttCTATTATAAGACTTTACTTTTACTACTCTACTACTAAACGTACTTCTAGTTTTACTaaccttttctgattttctttaattagTTACTTCTTTGCTCGTTTTGGATAGTCTTCTGTTTCTATACAATGTCGTATCATAATTCTTCTACGCCACTTAATTCTCCATCACTTGAAGAATCCATATATTTGCTATCAGAATATTCTACTTTTATAATATCAGTGAAATTGTCCGTTAAATTATCGAGTTTTGgttccagttcaataaatttttcttcatgTTTTTTCACATGTCTCCAAACGTCTCTGAATGTATCAATAGTGATTGACTCTGCTCTGATTCACTATACGAtgcatgaaatagttgaaaacattatacacaatttcgcgagattgtcccgttagtgttttcccagatccaattttattacaaagcattttattatcatatatccactaattctaatgaactaactccaattaaccaattagcaaacaatataagaacgcgttacgtcagtttgtgggggttgatcggtgactgaccagtgaaactggaaaaaatcaccctgtagtgcacacttgatcactgagcaaaaatcaccgagcaatacaaaaaataattgttgtttctgtcatgctcggaaagtgggtgcgtatgaaagggaccaactgattgtcctagaaaacagatacaaaaaatcttattcatatcttcacggatacaatatacgtgtttgtattggtacgtgccagctttcgCTGCACGAGCTATACCCTCACGTTTACGCGTatgttttgaaaagattttgtgCCGTAGCAACATCTGTGCCCTGCGAACGCGTTTTTTCAGCGACGGGTCAAGTCCTTAATGAACGTAGAACACTATTGTCATCGAAAAAAGTgtccaaattgatatttttacacagtaatatgtaatattatttttccattttatttttttttatacatacgatcTCACTCAAACAAgtcattatgtttaattgttaggtAACAACTTTATAAGtgtaagtgatattttttacaAGAACTAACCAGTAcctaatagtaatataattgttgattatttctaaaaaaatataaaaaatttgattatttttgttttcttttttgcgtCATGTGTTATTCTTTCATCGAGCCAAAACGAGCGAACAATCTGCGAGTGAACGATCTGCGAGCGAACGAACGAGCGAACGATCTGCCTTTCACTGATTCGAGCTGGGAGCTGACGAACTAGAAGAGCGAACTAGTTCGTTTAGGAGCGGCGAACTAAACTGAGAGATCTGATTTGCGAACTACTATGCCCAAGCCTACTGGGACATGTCCCTGTCAACGcggacgtatggcagccctagtGTACGGGCATGTCGATTAGTGGTGTTGGCGTGTGCGTCGAAATGAGCTGCGTCGTTCGCATATTCGACCAATCGCTATCGCCGTGGGTGAACCCCCACTCCCAGCCATTACATCGGAAACGCTGCTCGCAGTCGGCAGAAGTGGTGCGCCCATCGCGGTGAGTGCACGTCGCTGGGCTCTCAGCTCTGAGTTCGTGCCAATGCGGACCGCAATgttcgccgccattttccggCAGAAGTGCAGCGGCCATCGCGGCGGGTGCGCGTCGCTGAGCTCTGAGCTGCCGCTAcccgccccccccccaccaccacccccaaccccccgcaggtacgctattattgtagctttattgttgccctttcgatcgttggtcgcgtttgccgtggggtggggttgattgctttcgtcgatcgattgcacaagtgctGGCCGAGGCGTCTGCGACCAAATAATCACAGCCaccgcgaccttggaatcgcgtctcgtcatccccctcgactgtggcgtcgtttcctttccgtttctctctctctatcaaTATTACCACAATCGCATTTTACATTTTGTGCTAATGCAGATCGCAATgttcgccgccattttccggCAGAAGTGGTACGGCCATCGCGGTGAGTGCACAACGCTGAGCCCTGAGctgcccctcccctcccccaacgctattattgtagctttattggctacgttcacactaccgatatctacacccgacattttcgaattttccatatccagttcctatattgcaacctgtggttgctatttaggaactggttatggaaaatatcggtagtgtggacgtagccaatgtTGCCGCGTTTCAATCGGTTGGTCGCGTTTGCCGTGGAttgattgctttcgtcgatcgattgcacaagtgctcgtcgattgattgcacatttgccaccaaacaatcacagccaccgcgaccttggaatcgcgtctcgtcatccccctcgactgtggcgtcgtttcctttccgtttctctctctctctctctatcaatATTACCACGCGATCCGCGCATCAGTGATCAGGCTAGTGGCAGAATCGCATTTTACATTTCGTGCTAATGGAGAATCGCAATTTTAGTGCACGTCGCTGAGCTCTGAGCTGCCCCTAAATAGCCCACTTTTCACAGTCGTTCTATCGCGCGTTCTCAGGAGCGTACAGGATTGCGTGCGGGTAAGCCTGTGCGCGATACTGTTTTCGCAGTTGTGAACACTAACGTTCTTTCGCGCGCGATTACTCCTACCACTTTTTGTTAAAACGGAAAGAGCGAACGTGTAAAGGCTAATCGTGCGTGATAGACCGCGCGAAACGAGTGTGTGCGATACGCACAGTTTTACTGAAGTAACGCAGTTTTATAGTAATGTTGCGGTGAAAAATGGATAGAAGAAATATCATGACTCAAGTTATGATGTTCGTTGGTGTTGATTTGatcaaaaagtataaaaatatatttttataagcttcctctttcagatttttgtttttatattcctcCGAGTTAATTTTCCAGTGGCACGGAAAAGACTGGTACATTAAAAGCAATTCCACAATCAATTCTTTACTCCACGTGCGTAAGTCCGCCATCTTGTAACAAAAGCGCGCCCGAAAGAATTGTCTGTGTAATGACAACGTCAAGCCACACGATTGCGCGCAGGACTGCTGAGTTTATCCCTTCCCGGTCCAAGATCTTTACACGCGCACGATTAGCTGTTTCACGCGCGATAGAACGACTGTGTAAAGGGGGCTATTATTGTATGTagctttattaaaataaatctttattggctacgttcacactaccgatatctacacccgatattttcgaattttccatatccagtaaTATTTTCGAAGTGAGAAAATAAATCTAAGCAATATTCCATCGTCTTTAagctataaataattaaatttaaaatcaaataaatttttggacTAGGGTaaacaaactttttttatgcgacaaaattagatgaaattttattagggtagccaaccttttttatatacaaatttttttcaagttagaaatgaaatttaaaaataatctcatCGTTTTTATGctatgatgacaaaatttaaaataaaataattttttggactaGATTTAACCAgacttttcatacaaaaaaattttttaagagaaataatcaaaaattatttcctTCTTTATGtcataaattattgcaaaattaaaaatatgataattttttgactagggcCACCAAtctgtttatacaacaaaagttttaaatttcgcaatcattt encodes:
- the LOC143922363 gene encoding zinc finger BED domain-containing protein 4-like, whose product is MSSKRKHSPLWTHFTEDIDNKKAKCNHCSTIISIAGGSNGNLTRHMKTKHLLIPLTAERQTPILPSLNSLQSSQSTCESENIISASSNIVDSQQSMTQYIRRPPPVPKIEQIDKQLVKMVAKGHHALRIVEETEFRKLIELVSQCPGYKLPSRKTLSENLMSRIHNDVMAEAKIKVQAAPALSLSTDGWTSRNNDSYIAIVAHFINEETKLHSVLLGCINYKERHTSQNLCDFMKVVMAEWNISHTVAAIVSDNAANILSAVRLGDWRSISCFAHSLNLVVQEATKKICDVLGRVKNIVEFFIRSTQGKHKLTATQQQMNLPVLKLKQDVQTCWNSTFDMLKRIVQVKDAVIATVALLRPDLTLNEGDWEVIEEVLPLLSPFYEITVEISAEKNSLLKKGMEDRLKDIEKNMLYAECTILDPRFKTRGFKNQRACEMVVQALRNKIGQVQLVQGGTPEAVPTSSDASTSIPSNKNSCIWDEYDQEIQKITRPDNQLAAGIRELDKYLNEEYLNRKEYLNRFNGGMNVI